A stretch of Verrucomicrobiota bacterium DNA encodes these proteins:
- a CDS encoding cysteine desulfurase, with translation MVYFDHNATSPMHPAARQAWLEAVEKFIGNPSSPHRVGSRADAALAEARQKLASFLGCDALDLVWTSGATESNNMALHHFARAIDAKSEIWISAVEHPCVLEATKHYFPRRHRLIPVLRSGVVDLDWLRNELAKRPPGAVVVMAANNETGVLQPWREVLALCREREVPFFCDATQWIGKLPAVGLGECDFVSGSAHKFGGPKGVGFLKCPAKGRVEPLLRGGLQEEGRRAGTENVAGVLAMIAALEVREEALKKSRMEDGRWTMEQARAAFEKRLLAALPGSEIVGVNAARLWNTVSALMPEADCQQRWVVKLDKLGFAVSTGSACASGKEEPSHVIAAMGYSSAEAGRVLRFSSGWETAEDEWTALLEALVKVHRGIQSTIH, from the coding sequence ATGGTCTACTTCGATCACAACGCCACTTCGCCGATGCACCCGGCGGCGCGGCAGGCCTGGCTGGAAGCTGTCGAGAAATTCATTGGCAATCCGTCCAGTCCGCATCGCGTCGGCAGCCGGGCGGACGCGGCGCTGGCGGAAGCCCGCCAAAAACTCGCGAGCTTCCTCGGCTGCGATGCGCTTGATCTGGTCTGGACCTCGGGCGCGACCGAGTCGAACAACATGGCGCTGCATCACTTCGCGCGCGCGATCGATGCAAAAAGTGAGATTTGGATTTCAGCGGTCGAACATCCGTGCGTGCTCGAAGCGACGAAGCACTATTTTCCTCGGCGTCACCGGCTCATTCCGGTCCTGCGCTCCGGGGTCGTCGATTTGGATTGGTTGCGAAATGAATTGGCCAAACGACCGCCTGGCGCGGTCGTGGTGATGGCCGCGAATAATGAGACGGGCGTTCTCCAGCCGTGGCGCGAAGTATTGGCGCTTTGCCGTGAACGGGAGGTTCCCTTTTTTTGCGACGCGACGCAATGGATCGGCAAGCTACCGGCGGTCGGGCTGGGCGAATGCGATTTTGTCAGCGGTTCGGCGCACAAATTCGGCGGACCCAAAGGAGTCGGTTTTTTGAAGTGTCCCGCGAAAGGCCGCGTCGAACCGCTGCTGCGCGGCGGCCTGCAGGAGGAAGGACGCCGGGCCGGGACTGAGAACGTCGCGGGAGTGCTGGCGATGATCGCGGCGCTGGAGGTGCGCGAGGAGGCGTTGAAGAAGTCGAGGATGGAAGACGGAAGATGGACGATGGAGCAGGCGCGCGCGGCGTTTGAGAAACGGTTGCTGGCGGCGCTGCCCGGATCGGAAATCGTCGGCGTGAATGCCGCGCGGCTCTGGAACACGGTTTCCGCGTTGATGCCGGAGGCGGATTGCCAGCAACGCTGGGTCGTGAAGCTGGATAAATTGGGCTTTGCCGTTTCGACTGGTTCCGCCTGCGCGAGCGGCAAAGAGGAACCGTCGCATGTGATCGCGGCCATGGGCTATTCGTCCGCCGAAGCCGGGCGCGTGCTGCGCTTTAGCAGTGGATGGGAGACTGCGGAGGATGAATGGACTGCGTTGCTCGAGGCGTTAGTGAAAGTTCACCGCGGAATCCAAAGCACAATCCATTGA
- a CDS encoding Uma2 family endonuclease — MGTLTIELPPQSVQTDFNSRRWAELLADAELARFEGRIETDRHGHIIMSLPPAPSHGSYQAEIGHLLRTLMPRGRVLTECPISTADGVKAADVAWASPECLRELGNRVCFPRCPEICVEVISPRNTEAETREKMALYFDAGALEVWLCSGTGKMSFWLAGANRPRPASKLCPHFPRQVELR, encoded by the coding sequence ATGGGAACGCTGACGATTGAACTTCCGCCGCAGTCCGTGCAAACGGATTTCAATTCCCGCCGCTGGGCCGAGCTTCTGGCGGATGCGGAACTGGCCCGGTTCGAAGGCCGCATCGAAACCGATCGTCACGGCCACATCATCATGAGCCTGCCCCCTGCTCCAAGCCACGGCAGCTACCAAGCCGAAATCGGCCACCTTCTCCGAACACTCATGCCTCGTGGACGCGTTCTCACGGAGTGCCCCATCTCGACGGCCGACGGAGTCAAAGCGGCTGACGTAGCCTGGGCGTCACCGGAATGCCTGCGCGAGCTGGGTAACCGTGTCTGTTTCCCTCGATGTCCGGAAATCTGTGTCGAAGTGATCTCGCCGAGGAATACAGAAGCGGAGACGCGGGAGAAGATGGCGCTGTATTTCGACGCGGGCGCTCTGGAAGTCTGGCTTTGTTCGGGCACTGGAAAAATGAGTTTTTGGTTAGCCGGCGCAAACCGTCCGAGGCCTGCCTCCAAGCTTTGCCCGCACTTTCCCAGGCAGGTCGAGCTCCGTTGA
- a CDS encoding glycine cleavage system protein H, with translation MGAPQSKTLFYKRSRFVTHLPVDYLYSPSHSWIARHDTPELWRVGLTKFATRMLGEMVDHGFEVEAGAPVQLGQVVGWVEGFKAISDIFCVAEGNFGGANPVLKEKITLVNKDPYGAGWLYLVKGKPDEKGVDVHAYMRILDKTIDKILERQKGEEIK, from the coding sequence ATGGGAGCGCCGCAATCGAAAACGCTTTTCTACAAACGCTCGCGTTTCGTCACGCATCTGCCCGTGGACTATCTTTATAGCCCCTCCCATTCGTGGATCGCGCGGCACGATACGCCGGAGCTCTGGCGAGTCGGCTTGACGAAGTTCGCCACGCGCATGCTCGGCGAGATGGTCGATCACGGATTTGAAGTCGAGGCCGGCGCGCCCGTCCAACTCGGCCAGGTCGTCGGCTGGGTCGAAGGGTTCAAGGCGATCTCAGATATCTTTTGTGTTGCCGAGGGAAACTTCGGCGGCGCCAATCCCGTCCTGAAAGAGAAAATTACGCTGGTGAACAAAGACCCGTATGGCGCGGGCTGGTTGTATCTGGTAAAGGGGAAGCCGGATGAGAAAGGCGTGGATGTCCATGCTTATATGCGCATCCTCGACAAAACCATCGACAAAATCCTGGAACGGCAGAAAGGCGAAGAGATCAAGTGA
- a CDS encoding cobalamin biosynthesis protein P47K has product MIGGFLGAGKTTSVAKLAERLTRQGLRVGLITNDQGSELVDTAMLRSRGFATEEIPGGCFCCRFNSLVDAANKLTAASRPDVFIAEPVGSCTDLAATVTYPLRRMYGDQFTIAPLSVLVDPIRASRVFGLERGSQFSEKVLYIYRKQLEEADLIVINKCELLDASQRPLLRAKLAEEFPRAEIVEVSARRGDGLDAWFDRIIATEQGARAVMGVDYEVYAEGEALLGWLNATVQLAAREGFMADAVMRALASQIQSHLQQRNAEIAHLKMTLSPDGGLGEIAVINLVRNDVVPELSQTLDEPVESGQLIINLRAEAAPEVLREAVASGLELVSRGFHGFRATIEHLEHFRPGKPTPTHRITALAGFP; this is encoded by the coding sequence ATGATCGGCGGGTTCCTGGGCGCGGGCAAGACGACGTCGGTGGCGAAGCTGGCCGAACGCCTGACTCGGCAAGGTCTGCGCGTCGGGCTGATCACCAACGATCAGGGCAGCGAACTGGTCGATACAGCCATGCTGCGGTCGCGCGGTTTCGCCACGGAGGAAATTCCCGGCGGCTGTTTCTGCTGCCGGTTCAATTCGCTCGTGGACGCCGCGAACAAGCTGACGGCGGCCTCGCGTCCGGACGTTTTCATCGCGGAGCCTGTGGGCAGTTGCACGGACCTCGCGGCGACCGTGACGTATCCGCTGCGACGCATGTACGGCGACCAATTCACCATCGCGCCATTGAGCGTGCTGGTCGATCCGATCCGGGCCTCGCGGGTGTTCGGCCTCGAACGCGGCAGCCAGTTTTCCGAGAAGGTGCTTTACATTTACCGCAAGCAACTCGAGGAGGCGGACCTCATCGTGATCAACAAGTGCGAGTTGCTCGACGCGAGCCAGCGCCCGTTGTTGCGCGCGAAATTGGCCGAGGAATTTCCGCGCGCGGAGATCGTCGAGGTTTCGGCGCGGCGCGGCGATGGGCTTGACGCGTGGTTCGACCGGATCATCGCCACCGAACAGGGCGCGCGCGCGGTCATGGGAGTCGATTACGAGGTGTACGCGGAAGGCGAGGCTTTGCTCGGTTGGTTGAACGCCACCGTCCAGCTCGCGGCTCGCGAGGGGTTCATGGCCGACGCGGTGATGCGGGCACTGGCGAGTCAGATTCAATCCCACTTGCAGCAGCGGAACGCCGAAATCGCGCATCTGAAAATGACCCTCAGCCCGGACGGCGGCCTGGGTGAAATCGCGGTAATCAATCTGGTGCGGAACGATGTAGTGCCGGAACTCTCGCAGACGCTCGACGAACCGGTCGAGAGCGGGCAACTCATTATCAATCTTCGCGCAGAAGCCGCGCCGGAGGTTTTGCGCGAAGCGGTGGCCAGCGGCCTCGAGTTGGTCTCGCGCGGCTTCCACGGTTTCCGCGCGACGATCGAGCATTTGGAGCACTTTCGCCCTGGCAAACCCACCCCAACCCACCGAATCACCGCCCTGGCGGGCTTCCCATGA